The sequence TTAATTGTAGTTAGTTCAAAAAACTGTATGAACTAAACACCAAAGAGTTGGCATTGTGATCAACAGATCACCCTCTAGATCCACAAACGTCCTCCAACAAAAAAGCAGCTATGACAATACAATCTAGTACATGTTAGTTCCTCGTCTAGATATATAGATTGCAATCTACAAAAGACAATGAAATCTATCGCAAACCCTGCAACCAACATGATAGGTGCAATGGTACTTGTCTAAAAGTGCTGTCCTTCACTCGTCATCTTCTAAAGCATCCTCATCTTCATCTGGTAGCTCTATATCTTCATTATCAAGTGTGTTTCCTGTCTGAGAAGTTGACTCATTTCTACCAAACACTGTAGATCAAAAGTTGAGAAACCATAAATTATAAAAATTCTAGGAACACAAGTGACAGTATAAATTGTCTACAGAGGAATCAATGAGACCAACCAAACTTTTGCTAGTTCAGTAGTTCTCCTCTATACATATATACGAAATGAAATGCATAAATATAAGCAGAAATGATATTAACCAATCACAAGAAACATACTCTCAGATTTAGATGAGTCCAGCAGATATGGGAGTTCCAGAAGCTGAAGAAAAGACTCAGTTTGTGGATTCCTGCAGCAAACTGTATAACAGGGAAGAAATGTGAAAATGTTATGTTATAACTTTTGTAAGAGAAGAGAATAGATTCAATCTTTATCCCAAGTATGGTCTTACAAAATTGTCAGAATCACAACTATTTTTTCCTAGTTTTGCTTATTGATAGAAAGCCATTGGTTCAAAGCAAATGTGCAATGTGTAACACCGAACTTAAAGGACTGAACAATATATAGCCTAATAAAAGCTATAAGTAGCTGATTGAGTCACAAGTGAATATTCAAACTTACCTGTTATGGACTGTTTAGATGTTGTACTGGAAGGATTGAAAGATGGTGCAGTCTGAACAAAATCAAAAGGCTTAGCTCCTCTAGTATTCAACTTGCTCCTGACCCATTGCCGGTCTTCTTGAGTGTCGAGCTGCTCATCCCTTTTAAGTAAAAAAAGTTGAATATCTCCATATTTAGCAATGGCTACAATTTTTTCAAAGCATGAACTATGTGCTCAACTGCTAACAAATAAAGATATTATATGCACCGACCGCATAGTAAACTGTGTCCGTGCTAAAGGGAAAACACTGTTGAATTTTCGTGTTATTGCAAGCCATTCTTCATCATACTGGATTTCATATGGTCCTGGATTGGATGGAATGTCTATAACCTAAAATGGAATGGATAACTTCAAAAACAAACATGTACTAAAAACTTTTATTAATATTGATGGAAAGTATCCTGAAAGAAATGagagtacctgcaaaaaattgCGCCCAGGAATGCACTTATCAAGTGCAAGAAACTTCGTTGTAGGTCCATTCTTGCCATGCTGGATAACAGCAGGAAACTTACAGTGAAGGTGCGCCGAAAACCAGTATGGTGGTTTTAGCTTGTTCAGTAATTCAGCTGCAGGTTTGCTGCCTAGTGTTCTATTGTTAACCTAGAAAAAATAAATAAGGATTGATGAtaatataacatttgcattccAGAAGATATATGAATAAGAGTTACAGAAGAATAAAAGATGTTCGTGGTAAGAAAGTAAATTCACTCAAACTGTCAAACACGTGCATGTGCCAaactaaaacaaggaaacctaaCGACAGTAACCCTACAGGCTACAGCCTACAGATCTGCACAGTGGTCATCATGTACAAGGATATTTTTCTAGGTACAAAATAAAAACAGACAACAAAGTTGGATCCAAAGGTGGTGCACAATTTGGAAGCACTGCAAGGACAAGGGCATTTACAGGAGGGAGGAACAGATTAGATAGTCGGCCCTAGTAAGAAAATCAAGACTCGAGAATCTAAAGGGAACCCCTAGCCAAGGAAGTTAAGATCCAAGAGTCTGAAGAAAACAACAGGCCAGGTTTCACCTAAGTCTTAGCAAGATTTATTCTTTGTAAAATGGAAGGAGCAATACATGTTCTAAAACTAATAGGGGTTCTGATCTTGTGATATTTAAAAGATTGTTATCTGTGGAAACTGTGACACACTGACACCAGTTGTTAATGTCACTTCTTTGGTTAAGTCTCCAAATGAATCATGCAGTGTTCTAGCACATTAAAATTGAATGTCACGATAAATTTTGATGAAGTATATGGTATAGGGGAAGCAATGACATCATGGCATTAAGCTTTAAAATAAGCCAATCTCATGAGTGTGTACATCACCTCATCTTCAAAGTTCTTCTTCACACTAATGAGCTTCTGCCAGTTTCCATACTCGGTAATGCCCAGAGGCCAATCATGTGACAAGAATACATCTAGCGGCTCCTTCAAATGCATGAGCTTGAGAACATCATAATGCCTTACATGGTACACAGACCGTATAGTATCTTTATTGTATGGAGGCCTCTCATAGTGTCCTGTGTAAGGAGCGATAAGTTTGGGTTACTCAATGCACAAAAAATACAGTTGGGTCATTTTTCATTAGTCTTCTGCCCTTATATGATAGTACCCTCTAGATGCAACCAAGGTTAAAATAACAAATCCAAGTATCACATGTAAAACAAAAATAGACTTGCCTAAATGATAATGGTGTTTGTTATGTATTCCTGACAATCCACCAATTCGTATGTTTCCAAACTTAACAACACCAGCAAACCCCAAAAAGTATATGTTAGGTGCTGCCCATCCTCCATAGTACCTGATAAATAGTCATTACATTTTCCAATGAGCAAAAAAAAAAACATCAACTATAGATAAAGCACCGAAAGGTTGCTCAAAGTACATTGTTAATCTTCTTGCTAATACTTTGAACTGGGACGTAAGTTACAAGAAAGTCTGAATCTTGAAACAACTTCATTCAAGAGTGGGATCTATTCGTTCACATGCCTTTTTTTTATGTGCTCCATATTTGACTACACCATGGAAACCTGAACTAATGGACTACAGAGGTGGCAACTAAACATCATAATTCACACAGCAGTTAGCTTCTAGCAGAGGGAAACAGGCCCTTAGTTACACACTTCTGCTACAAAAAGGTCCCTAGTACAAAATTCAGTTTCCAAAATTTCATGGCCACAGATTCTAGTTATTTGTAAACAAACATGAACTTGAGGATATGTTAACAATCTAGGGGAAAGGGGAAACCACAAATTATAGAAATTGCAAACACTCACAATTCCCACAGATAATTGGATGCTTCGTGGTTTCCACCAATAAAGATGGTTGGGTACGGAGCAACTGCTTCTCCTGAGTAGTACTTCCAAAATGTG is a genomic window of Zea mays cultivar B73 chromosome 5, Zm-B73-REFERENCE-NAM-5.0, whole genome shotgun sequence containing:
- the LOC100285583 gene encoding Lariat debranching enzyme gives rise to the protein MKIAVEGCMHGELDIVYDTLRRLEEAEGVKIDLLLCCGDFQAVRNENDLQCVSVPQKYRTMNTFWKYYSGEAVAPYPTIFIGGNHEASNYLWELYYGGWAAPNIYFLGFAGVVKFGNIRIGGLSGIHNKHHYHLGHYERPPYNKDTIRSVYHVRHYDVLKLMHLKEPLDVFLSHDWPLGITEYGNWQKLISVKKNFEDEVNNRTLGSKPAAELLNKLKPPYWFSAHLHCKFPAVIQHGKNGPTTKFLALDKCIPGRNFLQVIDIPSNPGPYEIQYDEEWLAITRKFNSVFPLARTQFTMRDEQLDTQEDRQWVRSKLNTRGAKPFDFVQTAPSFNPSSTTSKQSITVCCRNPQTESFLQLLELPYLLDSSKSEMFGRNESTSQTGNTLDNEDIELPDEDEDALEDDE